A region from the Tigriopus californicus strain San Diego chromosome 9, Tcal_SD_v2.1, whole genome shotgun sequence genome encodes:
- the LOC131887376 gene encoding uncharacterized protein LOC131887376 — MKTYTLLAQLFSTIVLVGCARAQSQDRRSALPKILRSMDRADLADPLFTLRNFVAKSTQIDPSKSEQEAKIKQLQDLEPWKRSKLRALIDQDADGILKKSLDMAKNEPISQLLASRDLEDYILRHVIAPITPVYGVSETCFSQSMEYAKHLFINATPWAYQMLDSTGKAPDGVLTDTLDLCEILNRWTPHPTLCDSIPALWDVITIPKGNTMALGHYEGCVAAQTNGVLSQDGPGDFVGNFCFADLVAFEFENPPKLKKSLGYLDLLHPSAKVPGILDWINQIVPDNMTDGDLVKSYLEAISVQFGQCIPSGCSADDFNINAFVIYNGLKATAVAFCGTQEYDDQFTSLSSTGYGMVGLFGTIGAFIAISTIVDMILISYDLETDTIKGILDGSY; from the exons ATGAAAACTTACACCCTTTTGGCCCAGCTTTTTTCGACTATAGTTTTGGTTGGATGTGCACGTGCTCAATCTCAAG ACAGGAGGAGTGCCTTGCCAAAAATACTCCGGTCCATGGATCGTGCAGATTTGGCAGATCCATTATTTACTCTAAGAAACTTTGTTGCAAAGAGCACACAAATTGATCCATCGAAAAGCGAGCAAGAGGCTAAAATTAAGCAACTCCAAG ATTTGGAGCCTTGGAAACGATCCAAATTAAGAGCCTTGATTGACCAAGATGCTGAtggaattttaaaaaagagtttggacatggccaaaaatgaaCCGATAAGTCAATTGCTTGCTAGCCGGGATTTGGAAGACTATATCCTTCGTCATGTCATAGCACCAATCACACCTGTCTATGGAGTGTCCGAAACGTGCTTTAGCCAAAGCATGGAATATGCTAAGCATCTCTTCATCAATGCTACCCCTTGGGCGTATCAAA TGTTGGATTCGACTGGCAAGGCGCCAGATGGCGTTTTGACAGATACTCTGGACTTGTGTGAGATTTTGAATCGGTGGACACCACATCCAACCCTCTGCGACTCCATCCCTGCGTTATGGGATGTCATCACCATACCAAAAGGCAATACCATGGCCCTCGGACACTACGAGGGATGTGTGGCTGCTCAGACAAATGGAGTATTGTCTCAAGATGGGCCGGGAGACTTTGTGGGCAACTTTTGCTTTGCTGACTTGGTTgcgtttgaatttgaaaatcctcCAAAACTGAAAAAGTCCTTAGGATACTTGGACTTACTCCACCCCAGTGCCAAAGTTCCTGGAATCTTGGATTGGATCAATCAAATCGTACCGGATAACATGACTGATGGG gatttggTGAAATCCTATTTAGAAGCCATCAGTGTACAATTTGGACAATGTATTCCAAGCGGTTGTTCTGCTGAtgatttcaatatcaatgctTTTGTCATCTACAATGGTCTCAAAGCAACAGCTGTGGCGTTTTGTGGTACTCAAGAATATGATGATCAATTCACTTCACTCTCTAGTACAGGCTACGGAATGGT AGGTCTATTTGGTACCATTGGAGCATTTATTGCTATTTCCACCA TCGTTGATATGATATTGATATCATATGATCTAGAAACGGACACAATCAAGGGAATTTTGGATGGAAGTTACTGA